The following proteins come from a genomic window of Oncorhynchus mykiss isolate Arlee chromosome 19, USDA_OmykA_1.1, whole genome shotgun sequence:
- the LOC118941420 gene encoding ubiquitin carboxyl-terminal hydrolase 8-like, producing MITCVFLQKQKPVQSVNGYYQLTGVVSHLGGSANSGHYISDILHASGNWFCCNDSQVSVSNEATVLRTRARSAYMLFYMFRAIEREAPAHRA from the exons ATGATCACATGTGTTTTCTTACAGAAGCAGAAGCCAGTACAGTCAGTGAATGGTTACTACCAGCTGACTGGCGTAGTCTCTCATTTGGGAGGCTCCGCAAACTCCG GGCACTACATTAGTGACATATTGCATGCCAGTGGAAACTGGTTCTGCTGTAACGACAGCCAGGTGTCAGTGTCCAATGAAGCCACTGTGCTGAGAACCAGAGCCCGGAGTGCCTACATGCTCTTCTATATGTTCAG GGCAATAGAGCGGGAGGCCCCAGCACACAGGGCCTAA